In one window of Carassius carassius unplaced genomic scaffold, fCarCar2.1 SCAFFOLD_83, whole genome shotgun sequence DNA:
- the LOC132136749 gene encoding granzyme B(G,H)-like isoform X1, whose amino-acid sequence MMIIISLLLLASLLPHLTFTARVDVGIVNGRVAKPHSRPYMVSLQINKEHICGGFLIHNQFVLTAAHCRQKNTILTAVIGAHRLKNENEGSVRIAVKSYHKHPGYKPGRPSFLNDIMLLRLQKKVKENNKVKIIKIPRQKGDIKADSVCSVTGWGSLRTNGSANDRLMEMKVYIMDNTECETRWGEIYSVPKMMCTYGIGGFCDGDSGGPLVCGDTAVGIVSFHVLDLCNSPMYPNVYTKISPYLEWINKIIKNVK is encoded by the exons ATGATGATCATCATCTCTCTGCTCCTGCTGGCCTCTCTGCTGCCACACCTGACCTTCACTG CTCGTGTGGATGTTGGTATAGTGAATGGCCGGGTAGCAAAACCCCACTCCAGACCTTACATGGTTTCTCTTCAGATTAACAAGGAACATATCTGTGGTGGATTTCTCATTCATAACCAGTTTGTCTTGACTGCTGCACATTGCAGACAAAA AAATACGATACTGACAGCTGTGATTGGGGCACATCGCCTAAAGAATGAGAATGAGGGGTCTGTACGCATCGCAGTGAAGTCTTACCACAAGCATCCAGGCTATAAGCCTGGCAGACCTTCATTCCTGAATGACATTATGCTTTTGAGG ctacaaaaaaaagtcaaagaaaacaataaagtcAAGATTATTAAAATACCAAGACAAAAGGGAGACATCAAAGCTGATTCTGTCTGTAGTGTCACTGGCTGGGGAAGCCTACGGACTAATGGCTCAGCTAATGATCGTCTAATGGAGATGAAGGTGTATATAATGGATAACACAGAATGTGAAACAAGATGGGGAGAGATCTACTCAGTTCCAAAGATGATGTGTACATATGGCATTGGTGGATTCTGTGAT GGAGATTCTGGGGGTCCGTTAGTTTGTGGAGACACTGCAGTTGGTATCGTATCATTTCATGTCTTGGATCTCTGCAATTCGCCTATGTATCCTAATGTGTATACTAAGATTTCACCTTATCTGGAGTGgatcaacaaaataataaaaaatgtcaagtga
- the LOC132136749 gene encoding granzyme B(G,H)-like isoform X2, with protein MMIIISLLLLASLLPHLTFTARVDVGIVNGRVAKPHSRPYMVSLQINKEHICGGFLIHNQFVLTAAHCRQKNTILTAVIGAHRLKNENEGSVRIAVKSYHKHPGYKPGRPSFLNDIMLLRLQKKVKENNKVKIIKIPRQKGDIKADSVCSVTGWGSLRTNGSANDRLMEMKVYIMDNTECETRWGEIYSVPKMMCTYGIGGFCDGDSGGPLVCGDTAVGIVSFHVLDLCNSPMYPNVYTKISPYLEWINKIIKNVK; from the exons CTCGTGTGGATGTTGGTATAGTGAATGGCCGGGTAGCAAAACCCCACTCCAGACCTTACATGGTTTCTCTTCAGATTAACAAGGAACATATCTGTGGTGGATTTCTCATTCATAACCAGTTTGTCTTGACTGCTGCACATTGCAGACAAAA AAATACGATACTGACAGCTGTGATTGGGGCACATCGCCTAAAGAATGAGAATGAGGGGTCTGTACGCATCGCAGTGAAGTCTTACCACAAGCATCCAGGCTATAAGCCTGGCAGACCTTCATTCCTGAATGACATTATGCTTTTGAGG ctacaaaaaaaagtcaaagaaaacaataaagtcAAGATTATTAAAATACCAAGACAAAAGGGAGACATCAAAGCTGATTCTGTCTGTAGTGTCACTGGCTGGGGAAGCCTACGGACTAATGGCTCAGCTAATGATCGTCTAATGGAGATGAAGGTGTATATAATGGATAACACAGAATGTGAAACAAGATGGGGAGAGATCTACTCAGTTCCAAAGATGATGTGTACATATGGCATTGGTGGATTCTGTGAT GGAGATTCTGGGGGTCCGTTAGTTTGTGGAGACACTGCAGTTGGTATCGTATCATTTCATGTCTTGGATCTCTGCAATTCGCCTATGTATCCTAATGTGTATACTAAGATTTCACCTTATCTGGAGTGgatcaacaaaataataaaaaatgtcaagtga